The Maridesulfovibrio sp. genomic sequence CGGCATAGAAAATCAGTCCGGTTACGACCGGTCCGTATCCGAATCCATGAGCCCAGAGGTCGATTAAGTTAAAGCCTCCCCAAACGATAAACAGGATAGTCACAAGTGTACTGATGGAACTTGAGATGTTTTCGAAGCCCATTCCGGCCTTAGCGTAATCTTGGGCTTTGCGGTATTCGTCGGCATCAAAGGTTCCGATGAATTCAGCAGGAACTTGAGGGGAAAGAGCCTTACGGTTGAGCTGTCGGGCGAAAATACCCAGCAGGCATGCCCCGGAAAGGGAAGCGATAATAATGAAGAGATATATGTTCATATGAGTATCAAGGTTTCAGATTGCTTAAAATTTATCTAAAATTAATTACAGGGCCAAAAACATATTGAGGCGTTATAACTACCCCTTGGAACTGCATGCCGTCAATGCGGCTTTTTTAGGTGCAACTTGCTATTTCAAAATTTAAAATAAAGCTCACGCCTTGACAATAAATGGTATAGAGTCAACAATTATATATTAAGATTAATAAAACTGACTTTTTTTGATGTCGGACCATTGGTTAAGGTAATTTGGGGGATGGTTCGAGTGGGAGTTTTGTAAATGAGTTCGCCGAAAAGCATTAAAGAAAATATTGCCCGCGCAAAGGCTTATGGGCAGCGAAAGGATTATATGCGCTGTCTGCATGCGTTGAGCCTGTCTCTCGACGAACTGGCGTCGAGTCAGGTCTTCGGGCGGGAAAAATTTGAAATCGGAATCCTTGTTGATGAGGTTATCCGTCAGCTGCTGGCTATGGATGAGCTTGAACGCGTGCTCCCCCGCAGTTTGAAATATGTCAAGGGACAGGAAAAGAAACTGGCTGCCTTGTTCCGTAAAATTCATGATACTATTAAGAATGCCCTTGAAAAAGCTGCGGTGGAAAAAGTCCGCAAACAGAAGAATCAGATTGATAAGTATGTCTTGGCCGGTCAAAAGGCCCTGATGGAGAAAGACGCAAAGGAAGCCAAGAAATATTTTCGTAAGATAACCGAGGCCTTCCCCGAAGAAAGAGGGTTGCTGCAGGATGTAGGCGGCAGGCTTGTTAAATCCGGTTTCCCGGCTGACGGGGTTGAGTATCTCGAACGGGCAATTGAAAAAAATCCCTCAGATAGCAGACCTTATATTTCTCTGCTGCTGGCTTATGAGATGATGACCGAACAGGATAAGGCGCTCGAAGTTATCAAGGATATTGTTCGCCGTTTTGGAGCCAATGAGAGTATTTATGTTCGTCAGGCCAAGCTTTTTCTGGCCAAGCGCATGTATACCGAGGCCTATGATGCTTCCGCCGCAGCCTTGAAAGCCAATCCTCTTAATCGTGAGGCCAAGAAAATTTCAGATAAGTTGGGTCCCAAAGTGTTCGGGCGCGGATATAAACCCGGAGCAACTTCCAAGGAAATGATGGGATCGAAATCATCTGGAGGAGCTAAGGGCAAAAAAGATAGCGTGTCCTTTAATCTTGACGGCAGCCCCGGAGGAGGAAAGAAGGAAAAGCCTGCCAAGAAAAAGGCTCCGGCCAAGAAGCCTGCGGCTTCCAAAACAATCAAACTGGATTTTTAGGGAAAAATTGTCGAATCAACTTAAAGGCAGACTCATGAAAGCGGGTCTGCCTTTTTTATGAAATACTATTTTTTATAAAAACAGAAATAAAAATCCCCGGCAACCGTAAGGTACACCGGGGATTCGTTTATCTGGCTTATGGAGCCGGATGGTAAGGCTGGCTTAGTACATGCCGCCCATTCCACCCATGCCGCCCATTCCACCCATGCCGGGCATGCCGCCGGGCATGCCTGCGGGCATTTCGGAAGCCTTTTCAGGCTTTTCAGCGATTGCGCATTCGGTGGTCAGCAGCAGTCCTGCAACAGATGCTGCATTCTGGATAGCGATACGGGTAACCTTTTTGGGGTCGATAACACCGGCCTTGATCAGGTCTTCGTATTCGCCGATGGCAGCGTTGAATCCGTTGCCGTCTTTTGCTTCTTTTACTTTTTCTACAACGATGGAACCTTCAAGCCCAGCGTTGCCTGCGATCTGGCGAAGAGGCTCTTCAATGGCACGACGGATGATGTTGATGCCTGCGGCTTCGTCATCGTCGGAAGCGGTAACGTTGTCCAGCGCGGGGATGCAGCGGATAAGCGCGGTTCCGCCACCGGGTACGATACCTTCTTCAACAGCAGCGCGGGTAGCATTGAGTGCATCTTCCACGCGTGCTTTCTTTTCTTTCATTTCGGTCTCAGTTGCAGCACCGACATTGATAACTGCTACACCGCCAACGATCTTGGCGAGACGTTCCTGAAGTTTTTCACGGTCATAATCGGAAGTGGAAAGCTCGATTTCGTTGCGGATCTGGCCAACGCGTGCTTTGATGACTTCGCCTTCGCCTGCACCGTCTACGAGAGTGGTGTTTTCTTTGTCGATTACAACGCGTTTTGCGGAACCGAGGTGCTCAAGGGTAACAGCTTCAAGGTTGAGACCGATGTCATCGGAAACAACAGCACCGCCGGTGAGGGCTGCGATGTCTGCGAGCATTGCCTTGCGGCGGTCGCCGAAACCGGGAGCTTTGACAGCAACAACGTTCAGGGTGCCACGCAGTTTGTTGACTACGAGGGTAGCCAGAGCTTCACCTTCGATGTCTTCAGCGATGATCACCAGAGGCTTGCCCATTTTGGCAACCTGCTCCAATACGGGCAGGAGTTCTTTCATGCTGGTGACTTTCTTTTCGCTGATCAGGATCAGGGGCTCATCCATTTCGCAGATCATTTTTTCTGCGTTGGATACGAAATAGGGGGAGAGGTAACCACGGTCGAACTGCATACCTTCAACAACATCAAGGGTTGTGTCGAGGCCTTTAGCTTCTTCAACGGTGATAACACCTTCTTTACCGACTTTATTCATGGCTTCTGCAATGATGTTACCGATGGTTACATCGTTGTTTGCAGAGATGGTGCCGACCTGTGCGATTTCTTTCTGGTCGCGGGTGGGCTTGGCAAGGGTTTCGAGGTGATCGATAATTGCTTCAACAGCTTTGTCGATACCGCGTTTGATAGCCATGGGGTTACGGCCTGCTGCAACGAGTTTTACACCTTCAGTGAAAACAGCCTGAGCAAGGATTGTAGCAGTAGTAGTACCGTCACCGGCGATGTCGGAGGTTTTGGAAGCAACTTCCTTAACCATCTGTGCGCCCATGTTTTCGAACTTGTCTTTCAGTTCGATTTCTTTGGCTACGGAAACACCGTCTTTGGTGATAACCGGAGAACCGAAGGATTTATCCATAACAACGTTACGGCCTTTGGGTCCGAGGGTTACTTTTACAGCATTGGCGAGTTTGTCTACGCCGATTTTCAGTTTTTCACGAGCTTTGGCGTCGAAGAGAATCTGTTTAGCCATTTGGTGTTATCTCCTTAAATAAAGAAATTTTTTATTGTGCAGCCTGTCAGGGCTGTTCATAACTAGCGGATACAGTCGAAATTATTCGACAACAGCGAGGATATCATCTTCACGCATAATCAGGTAGTCAACACCTTCAATGCTGATTTCAGTACCTGCGTATTTTGCGAAAAGAACGGCGTCGCCTTCTTTTACACCCAGAGCAACTCTGGAGCCATTGTCGTCCAGCTTGCCGGGGCCTGCTGCAATGATTTCCCCTTTGAGGGGTTTTTCTTTTGCAGAGTCGGGGATAATGATTCCGCCAACGGTTTTTTCTTCCACTTCAAGGCGTCTTACCAGAACCCGGTCTGCTAACGGCTTAAGTTTCATCTGTTTTCCTCCAATATTTCGATACTATTTTTTGCTTTCAGGCTTTAAGCCTGTGAACCGATGCGGTCTTTCATGAGGTTGTAGAAAAATCCTGCCGCACGGATTGAATCAAAGTAAGTCATTATTAAAAACTGTCAACAGCAGGACAGGAATTTTTTTTAAAATCATAAAAAACAGGTATTACAGGAGGTCCTTGCCAACGAAAATCACTCTGCCTATGACCGACCAATTGTGGGCGGGGTTGTTGTGTTCAAGGGTTATAGGTCCGGGGGATAATTCATGGTTGTCAGAAAGAAGCAGGATTCTGCCCGGTTCTCTGGCTACCCGGCGGACCAGAATTTCTTCATCAATACGTACGGCGTAGATTC encodes the following:
- the groES gene encoding co-chaperone GroES; this encodes MKLKPLADRVLVRRLEVEEKTVGGIIIPDSAKEKPLKGEIIAAGPGKLDDNGSRVALGVKEGDAVLFAKYAGTEISIEGVDYLIMREDDILAVVE
- the groL gene encoding chaperonin GroEL (60 kDa chaperone family; promotes refolding of misfolded polypeptides especially under stressful conditions; forms two stacked rings of heptamers to form a barrel-shaped 14mer; ends can be capped by GroES; misfolded proteins enter the barrel where they are refolded when GroES binds), with product MAKQILFDAKAREKLKIGVDKLANAVKVTLGPKGRNVVMDKSFGSPVITKDGVSVAKEIELKDKFENMGAQMVKEVASKTSDIAGDGTTTATILAQAVFTEGVKLVAAGRNPMAIKRGIDKAVEAIIDHLETLAKPTRDQKEIAQVGTISANNDVTIGNIIAEAMNKVGKEGVITVEEAKGLDTTLDVVEGMQFDRGYLSPYFVSNAEKMICEMDEPLILISEKKVTSMKELLPVLEQVAKMGKPLVIIAEDIEGEALATLVVNKLRGTLNVVAVKAPGFGDRRKAMLADIAALTGGAVVSDDIGLNLEAVTLEHLGSAKRVVIDKENTTLVDGAGEGEVIKARVGQIRNEIELSTSDYDREKLQERLAKIVGGVAVINVGAATETEMKEKKARVEDALNATRAAVEEGIVPGGGTALIRCIPALDNVTASDDDEAAGINIIRRAIEEPLRQIAGNAGLEGSIVVEKVKEAKDGNGFNAAIGEYEDLIKAGVIDPKKVTRIAIQNAASVAGLLLTTECAIAEKPEKASEMPAGMPGGMPGMGGMGGMGGMGGMY